One window of Tenacibaculum maritimum NCIMB 2154 genomic DNA carries:
- a CDS encoding YceD family protein — protein sequence MKDLKQFNIPFVGLKEGSHLFEYQIGKKFFEAFQFDDFIDTNVKVVLNFLKKSTFFELNFEANGTVNVPCDITNESFDQEIKATLPLIVKFGAEFNDDNEEILILPHEAYQLNIAQYVYEMIVLAVPSKRVHPKVLDGTMDSEALKKLRELEIKEEKTVEEESTDPRWDKLKDLLTEKKT from the coding sequence ATGAAAGACTTAAAGCAATTCAACATTCCTTTTGTAGGATTAAAAGAAGGAAGTCATTTGTTTGAATATCAAATTGGCAAAAAGTTCTTTGAAGCTTTTCAATTTGATGATTTTATTGATACAAATGTAAAAGTAGTTCTTAATTTTTTAAAAAAGAGCACCTTTTTCGAACTTAATTTTGAAGCAAATGGAACCGTAAATGTTCCTTGTGACATTACTAATGAGTCATTTGATCAGGAAATCAAAGCAACTTTACCTTTAATTGTAAAGTTTGGAGCAGAATTTAACGACGACAATGAGGAAATATTAATATTACCTCACGAAGCATACCAGCTAAATATAGCCCAATATGTTTATGAAATGATCGTCCTTGCTGTTCCTTCAAAAAGAGTGCATCCTAAAGTACTAGATGGAACTATGGATTCAGAAGCTTTAAAAAAACTACGAGAATTAGAGATTAAAGAAGAGAAAACTGTTGAAGAAGAGTCAACAGACCCTAGATGGGATAAATTAAAGGATTTACTAACAGAAAAAAAGACATAA
- the accB gene encoding acetyl-CoA carboxylase biotin carboxyl carrier protein yields MDIKEIQNLIKFVAKSGASEVKLEMEDVKITIKTGSEKTETTIVQTAAPIAAVPQIAAPAPVPVAQPITNPPAANNTEDDSKYITVKSPIIGTFYRKPSPDKPNFVEVGSEIKTGDTVCIIEAMKLFNEIESEVSGKIVKVLVDDSSPVEFDQPLFLVDPS; encoded by the coding sequence ATGGATATAAAAGAAATTCAAAATCTTATAAAGTTTGTAGCTAAATCTGGTGCTAGTGAAGTAAAGCTAGAGATGGAAGATGTTAAGATTACTATTAAAACAGGTTCTGAAAAAACAGAAACTACCATAGTACAAACAGCTGCTCCAATAGCCGCTGTTCCTCAAATAGCTGCTCCTGCCCCTGTTCCTGTTGCGCAACCTATAACGAATCCCCCTGCTGCAAATAATACAGAAGATGACTCTAAATATATTACTGTAAAGTCTCCTATTATCGGTACTTTTTACAGAAAACCTTCTCCAGACAAACCTAACTTTGTAGAAGTAGGTTCTGAAATAAAAACAGGCGATACTGTATGTATCATCGAAGCAATGAAGTTATTTAATGAAATAGAATCAGAAGTTTCTGGTAAAATCGTTAAAGTTTTAGTTGATGATTCTTCTCCTGTAGAATTCGACCAACCTTTATTTTTAGTTGATCCTTCATAA
- a CDS encoding DUF2911 domain-containing protein encodes MKIYFSIFIYLVASLSLTAQINKPSLSPKTTIQQQVGLANINLSYSQPSKKGRIIFGSLIPYGKVWRTGANAATKITLDKEASFANHLIPAGTYGLYTIPNKTEWTIIFHKKSNLWGDAGYQQENDFIRFSTPSKTTTDTSETLNIYFENYTVDGADFVIVWENTKVVIPVKVDSDAIIQQQIDAEIINSKKVAAPQTYFDAAQYYYEKNKDLTTAFKWFSKAEALRPQAFWYTYYKGELAYKLKKYKIAKLSAEKCLKDAKNSKASDFGYIAKCSLLLKEVDKKRK; translated from the coding sequence ATGAAAATTTACTTTAGTATCTTCATTTATTTAGTAGCCTCTCTTAGTTTAACGGCTCAAATTAACAAACCCAGCTTAAGTCCTAAAACAACAATCCAACAACAAGTTGGGCTTGCTAATATTAACTTATCTTATAGTCAACCTAGTAAAAAAGGTAGAATTATCTTTGGTTCCTTAATCCCTTACGGAAAAGTATGGAGAACAGGAGCTAATGCAGCAACTAAGATTACTTTAGACAAAGAAGCTTCTTTTGCTAATCACTTAATCCCAGCAGGAACCTACGGATTATATACCATTCCTAATAAGACTGAGTGGACTATTATTTTTCATAAAAAAAGTAACTTATGGGGGGATGCTGGTTACCAACAGGAAAATGACTTTATCAGATTTTCAACGCCTTCAAAAACCACTACCGACACCTCTGAAACTTTAAATATTTATTTTGAAAACTATACTGTTGACGGCGCTGATTTTGTCATAGTTTGGGAAAACACCAAAGTAGTAATCCCTGTAAAAGTAGATTCTGATGCCATCATTCAACAACAAATTGATGCAGAAATTATCAACTCCAAAAAAGTAGCAGCTCCTCAAACTTATTTTGATGCTGCACAATATTATTATGAAAAAAACAAAGACCTTACCACTGCTTTCAAATGGTTCAGTAAAGCAGAGGCTTTGAGACCTCAAGCTTTCTGGTACACCTATTATAAAGGTGAATTAGCCTATAAACTAAAAAAATATAAGATAGCTAAACTAAGCGCTGAAAAGTGTCTAAAAGATGCCAAAAATAGTAAAGCTTCTGATTTTGGATATATAGCAAAATGCTCTCTTTTATTAAAAGAGGTCGATAAAAAGAGAAAGTAA
- a CDS encoding beta-ketoacyl-ACP synthase III, translating into MIKTTAAITAVGKYVPEYVLTNKELESMVDTNDEWITTRTGIKERRILKGEGLGSSFMAIKAAEDLLQKSGVDPKDIDMIIVATTTPDMPVASTAVYTATKIGATNAFAYDLQAACSSFLYGMSVATSYIESGRYKKVLLIGADKMSSIIDYTDRATCIIFGDGAGAALFEPNEEGLGFQDEYLRSDGNGREYLKIDAGGSILPTTEVTLKNKQNFVHQEGRTVFKFAVSNMADVAERMLTRNNLTKDDINWLVPHQANKRIIEATANRVGLEDDKVMMNIHKYGNTTSATLPLLLNDYEKELKKGDNLIFAAFGGGFTWGAIYLKWAYNS; encoded by the coding sequence ATGATTAAAACAACTGCAGCGATCACAGCAGTAGGAAAATACGTTCCAGAATACGTACTAACTAACAAAGAGTTAGAGAGTATGGTAGATACCAATGATGAGTGGATCACTACAAGAACTGGTATTAAAGAAAGAAGAATCTTAAAAGGTGAAGGCTTGGGTAGCTCTTTTATGGCTATCAAAGCTGCGGAAGATTTACTACAAAAATCGGGCGTTGACCCGAAGGATATTGATATGATTATCGTAGCTACAACTACACCTGATATGCCAGTTGCTTCAACGGCTGTATATACTGCTACAAAAATAGGCGCTACTAATGCTTTTGCATATGATTTGCAAGCTGCTTGTTCTAGTTTTTTATACGGAATGTCAGTAGCAACTAGCTATATTGAATCTGGTCGTTATAAAAAGGTTCTTTTAATTGGAGCTGATAAAATGTCGTCAATTATTGATTATACTGACAGGGCTACTTGTATTATCTTTGGAGATGGTGCTGGCGCTGCTCTATTTGAGCCTAACGAAGAAGGATTAGGGTTTCAAGATGAGTATTTAAGAAGTGATGGTAACGGACGTGAATACTTAAAAATTGATGCAGGAGGATCAATACTTCCTACTACTGAAGTAACATTAAAAAACAAACAGAACTTCGTTCATCAAGAAGGTAGAACTGTTTTTAAATTTGCTGTTTCAAATATGGCTGACGTTGCGGAAAGAATGCTCACCAGAAACAACTTAACAAAAGATGATATTAATTGGTTAGTACCTCATCAAGCTAATAAAAGAATTATTGAAGCTACTGCCAATAGAGTTGGCTTGGAAGACGATAAAGTAATGATGAATATTCATAAATATGGTAACACCACTTCTGCAACATTACCTTTATTATTAAACGATTATGAAAAAGAACTTAAAAAAGGAGATAATTTAATTTTTGCCGCTTTCGGAGGAGGCTTCACATGGGGAGCTATCTATTTAAAATGGGCATATAATTCATAA
- a CDS encoding 3-deoxy-D-manno-octulosonic acid transferase, giving the protein MNLFYTPLLYLASMLINFLAIFNKKLALFVNGRKESFEKLAVFKKKDKVIWLHAASLGEFEQGRPIIEQIKMYFPEYKILVTFFSPSGYEVSKDYKLADVVCYLPIDTPKNMKKFIRKVNPKIAIIIKYEFWPNLLNELYNTQTTTLLVSGIFRKNQIFFKWYGAFMRKSLKAFQHFFVQNNTSKKLLEEINFNNVSVSGDTRFDRVFEILQQQNELKFVNSFKNNTYTIVAGSTWKEDEELLVNYINNNASSDEKFIIAPHNINPKDILNLKKSINKPTVVFSEKEGKNIANYQVLIINTIGLLTKIYSYADTAYVGGGLATGLHNILEPATYGIPITFGGIKYKKFQEAIDLLELKGATIVTNKEDFSSTFATLKQNTSLRTDMGKINKKYIQDNVGATNSIMAYISKLMTQY; this is encoded by the coding sequence ATGAATTTATTTTATACTCCTTTACTATATCTTGCTTCAATGCTTATCAACTTCTTAGCAATATTCAATAAAAAATTAGCGCTTTTTGTTAATGGTAGAAAAGAAAGCTTTGAAAAACTAGCTGTATTCAAAAAAAAAGACAAAGTTATCTGGCTTCACGCTGCTTCTCTTGGAGAATTTGAACAAGGACGACCTATCATAGAGCAAATAAAAATGTATTTTCCTGAATACAAGATTTTAGTAACCTTTTTTTCTCCTTCTGGATATGAGGTTAGCAAAGACTATAAATTGGCGGATGTTGTATGCTATCTTCCTATAGATACTCCAAAGAATATGAAAAAATTTATTCGAAAAGTTAATCCTAAAATTGCTATCATTATTAAATATGAATTTTGGCCTAACTTATTAAATGAATTGTATAACACCCAAACAACAACGCTTTTAGTTTCTGGAATCTTCAGGAAAAATCAAATTTTCTTTAAGTGGTATGGCGCCTTTATGAGAAAGTCTCTCAAAGCTTTTCAACATTTCTTCGTTCAAAATAATACTTCTAAGAAACTTTTAGAAGAAATTAACTTTAATAATGTCTCTGTAAGTGGCGATACTCGATTTGATAGAGTTTTCGAGATTTTACAACAACAAAACGAACTTAAATTTGTAAATTCTTTTAAGAACAATACCTATACTATTGTTGCAGGAAGTACTTGGAAAGAAGACGAAGAATTATTGGTAAATTATATTAACAATAACGCTTCCTCCGATGAAAAATTCATCATTGCCCCACATAATATCAATCCAAAAGATATTTTAAATTTAAAAAAATCAATTAATAAACCTACTGTTGTGTTTTCTGAAAAAGAAGGTAAAAATATTGCTAATTATCAAGTGCTAATCATAAATACTATTGGATTACTAACTAAAATTTACTCATATGCTGATACGGCTTATGTAGGTGGTGGTTTAGCTACGGGATTACACAATATCTTAGAACCTGCTACCTACGGTATTCCAATTACCTTTGGCGGAATAAAATACAAAAAATTTCAGGAAGCAATTGACTTATTGGAGTTAAAGGGTGCAACAATTGTTACAAACAAAGAAGATTTTTCTAGTACTTTTGCTACATTAAAACAAAATACTTCTCTTAGAACAGACATGGGGAAGATTAATAAAAAATATATTCAAGACAATGTTGGTGCTACCAATTCAATCATGGCTTATATTTCTAAACTAATGACACAATATTAA
- a CDS encoding M61 family metallopeptidase, with the protein MNKNVFAIAVAGILLVGCKSTKKLNPNDIATKKPIAATLNLTEVADDKVPVTIDPGYFTSQKVIYRLPRVVQGTYSVSDFGKYVDDFKAFDYKGKELPIKKIDTNTWEINNAVNLDKVQYWVNDTFDMEVTGGIGGDVPFSPSGTNIEETNYVLNLHGFIGYFDSLKNSQYTLDVIAPATVKRTSALQEIAATKSKDGKVITSSYFAPRYFDITDNPMFYGELDVAEFSVGDIKIVLSVYSPNKKHNAKQIKAVMEKMMQAQKTYLGDINSTARYDIYLYLADQKETAPKGFGALEHHTSTVVVLPEAMPDKMLAKSMIDVVSHEFFHIVTPLNVHSEDVHYFDYNKPTFSKHLWMYEGITEYFATLFQIHQDLVKEEEFYNKIMGKIKASLSMDDTMSFTKMSENVLENPYAPQYYNVYQKGALIGMCIDILLREESNGNRGVLSLMKELSNKYGKNKPFHDDALIEEITAMTYPSIGTFLKTHVVGTTPIDYGKFFAKVGLKYTTSMVKTNYLQDDGVFLVDRDKETGAIKFTGGVHNNSFWEDNGAKEGDVIKEIDGEVLTPENVNEVLGKVFTWKPGREVEVKLDRKGKEIVIKTVLTVTYAKKTNLTEDPVASQKQKDLRKVWMKG; encoded by the coding sequence ATGAATAAAAATGTATTCGCTATTGCGGTAGCAGGAATATTATTGGTAGGATGTAAATCAACTAAAAAGTTAAATCCGAATGATATAGCCACAAAAAAACCAATAGCAGCTACATTAAATCTGACGGAAGTAGCAGATGATAAGGTTCCTGTAACAATTGATCCAGGTTATTTTACAAGTCAAAAAGTAATTTATAGACTACCAAGGGTAGTACAAGGAACTTACTCAGTTAGTGATTTTGGTAAGTATGTAGATGACTTTAAAGCTTTTGATTATAAAGGGAAAGAGTTACCTATAAAGAAAATAGATACAAATACTTGGGAAATTAACAATGCAGTTAATTTAGATAAAGTTCAGTATTGGGTAAATGATACTTTTGATATGGAAGTAACAGGAGGAATAGGCGGAGATGTTCCTTTCTCTCCATCAGGAACGAATATTGAAGAAACAAACTATGTGTTAAATTTACACGGATTTATTGGTTATTTTGATTCTTTAAAGAATAGTCAATATACCCTAGACGTAATCGCACCAGCTACTGTAAAAAGAACCTCTGCTTTACAAGAGATAGCGGCTACAAAAAGTAAAGATGGGAAAGTAATAACGTCAAGTTATTTTGCTCCTAGGTACTTTGATATTACAGATAATCCGATGTTTTATGGAGAGCTAGATGTAGCGGAATTCAGCGTAGGAGATATTAAAATTGTATTGAGTGTGTATTCTCCAAATAAAAAGCATAATGCTAAACAAATAAAAGCAGTTATGGAAAAAATGATGCAAGCTCAAAAAACATATTTAGGAGATATCAATAGCACTGCTCGCTATGATATTTATTTGTATTTAGCAGATCAAAAAGAAACAGCACCTAAAGGTTTTGGGGCTTTAGAGCACCATACTTCTACTGTAGTAGTATTACCAGAGGCAATGCCAGATAAAATGTTAGCTAAAAGTATGATTGATGTGGTTTCTCATGAGTTTTTTCATATTGTAACGCCATTAAATGTACATTCGGAAGATGTACACTATTTTGATTATAATAAGCCTACCTTTTCTAAGCATTTATGGATGTACGAAGGAATTACAGAATATTTTGCTACCTTATTTCAAATTCATCAAGATTTAGTAAAAGAAGAAGAGTTTTATAATAAAATTATGGGGAAAATTAAAGCATCATTATCTATGGATGATACTATGAGTTTTACCAAAATGAGTGAAAATGTTTTAGAAAACCCGTATGCACCTCAGTACTATAATGTATATCAAAAAGGAGCTTTGATAGGAATGTGTATTGATATTTTATTAAGAGAAGAGAGTAATGGAAATAGAGGTGTATTATCTTTAATGAAAGAATTATCGAATAAATATGGCAAAAATAAACCGTTTCATGACGATGCTCTTATTGAAGAAATAACAGCGATGACCTATCCTTCGATAGGAACATTCTTAAAAACTCATGTAGTAGGAACAACGCCTATTGATTATGGAAAATTTTTTGCTAAGGTTGGGTTGAAATATACAACATCAATGGTAAAAACAAATTACCTTCAAGATGATGGGGTTTTCTTAGTAGATAGAGATAAAGAAACAGGAGCCATTAAATTTACAGGAGGAGTACATAACAATAGCTTTTGGGAAGATAATGGTGCAAAAGAAGGAGATGTGATTAAAGAAATTGATGGAGAAGTATTAACGCCAGAAAATGTAAATGAGGTATTAGGTAAAGTTTTTACTTGGAAACCAGGTCGAGAAGTAGAAGTCAAGTTAGACAGAAAAGGAAAAGAAATAGTTATAAAAACAGTACTAACGGTAACTTACGCAAAGAAAACTAATTTAACAGAAGATCCAGTTGCTAGCCAAAAGCAAAAGGATTTGCGTAAAGTGTGGATGAAAGGGTAA
- a CDS encoding TraR/DksA family transcriptional regulator produces MGDTTARYSDEDLQEFKEIILQKIASAEEDLSLLESSYKNDSNNGTDDTSPTFKSFDEGTDTMAKEANVQLAIRQEKFIRDLKNALIRIENKTYGICRVTGKLIQKERLKLVPHATLSIEAKRKQ; encoded by the coding sequence ATGGGAGACACAACAGCAAGGTATTCTGATGAGGATTTACAAGAGTTCAAGGAAATCATCTTACAAAAGATAGCAAGTGCAGAGGAAGATTTGAGTTTGCTAGAGAGTTCGTATAAGAATGACAGCAATAATGGTACAGATGATACATCTCCAACATTTAAGTCCTTTGATGAAGGAACAGATACAATGGCAAAGGAGGCAAACGTGCAATTAGCCATTCGTCAAGAAAAATTTATTAGAGATTTAAAAAATGCATTAATTCGTATAGAAAATAAAACATATGGAATTTGCAGAGTTACTGGTAAGTTAATACAAAAAGAACGATTGAAATTAGTGCCTCATGCTACTTTAAGCATTGAGGCTAAAAGAAAACAATAA
- a CDS encoding YeeE/YedE family protein, giving the protein MDFITQPWAWYITGPMIASVLFLLFYFGRSFGVSTNLETFCTIGGAGKISDYFKTDWKARGWSLIFATGIVIGGFISFNFLMPTKEIALSPQTVKELSELGFSNAGNSYLPSEIFGKEVLFSFKGFLILIGAGFLIGFGARYAGGCTSGHAITGLSSFQLPSLIATMGFFIGGLLMTWFFIPLIF; this is encoded by the coding sequence ATGGACTTTATCACTCAACCATGGGCTTGGTACATTACTGGACCAATGATAGCAAGCGTATTATTTTTACTATTTTATTTCGGAAGAAGCTTCGGAGTTTCTACCAATTTAGAAACCTTTTGTACCATTGGTGGTGCTGGAAAAATATCTGATTATTTTAAAACAGACTGGAAAGCTAGGGGTTGGAGCTTAATATTTGCTACTGGAATAGTAATCGGCGGGTTTATTTCATTCAATTTTTTAATGCCCACTAAGGAAATTGCACTAAGCCCTCAAACTGTAAAAGAACTCTCTGAGCTGGGGTTTTCTAATGCAGGCAACTCTTATCTACCTTCAGAAATCTTCGGAAAAGAGGTTTTATTTTCTTTTAAAGGGTTTCTTATCTTAATAGGAGCTGGGTTTTTAATTGGATTCGGAGCTAGGTATGCAGGTGGCTGCACTTCGGGGCACGCCATAACAGGATTAAGTAGTTTTCAGCTTCCTTCTCTTATTGCTACTATGGGCTTTTTTATAGGAGGGTTGTTAATGACTTGGTTCTTTATTCCTCTCATTTTTTAA
- a CDS encoding DUF4230 domain-containing protein: MQIVKYTAVFILGFLVAKFWYDKRDTDYQKEEIKVMLNGIKSMSKLVVAEGTFSEVLNYSDSKKYLYDFLSFDKKAIVTVEAKVEVGYDLSKLDVQIDSIGRKIVINKIPSEEIIVVPNVRYFDLQQSQFNSFTKEELNKINQNSIARIKETAKVSMLQADAKIRLFEELSKIYRLSSVFNWEVVDHTDSNLLHEFLIKD; encoded by the coding sequence ATGCAAATTGTAAAATATACGGCGGTATTCATTCTTGGTTTTTTAGTAGCTAAGTTTTGGTATGACAAAAGAGATACTGATTATCAGAAAGAGGAGATAAAGGTTATGCTTAACGGTATAAAGAGTATGAGTAAATTGGTAGTGGCTGAAGGAACCTTTTCAGAAGTACTAAATTATTCTGATAGCAAGAAGTATCTTTATGATTTTTTGTCGTTTGATAAGAAAGCAATTGTAACCGTAGAAGCCAAGGTAGAGGTAGGTTATGATCTATCTAAATTAGATGTTCAAATAGATTCTATAGGCAGAAAAATAGTTATCAATAAGATTCCTTCAGAAGAAATTATAGTGGTTCCAAATGTTAGATATTTTGATTTACAGCAGAGTCAATTCAATTCATTTACAAAAGAGGAATTAAATAAAATCAATCAAAATAGCATAGCCCGTATAAAAGAAACGGCAAAAGTTTCAATGTTGCAAGCTGATGCTAAAATTCGATTATTTGAAGAATTGTCTAAAATCTATCGACTTTCCTCAGTATTTAACTGGGAGGTAGTAGATCATACAGATAGTAATTTACTACATGAATTCTTGATAAAAGATTAG
- a CDS encoding DUF6691 family protein, translated as MKNIKFLFIGILFGIILSKSQVVSWYRIYEMFKFQSFHMYGIIGSAVVVSAILMLLFKKGVIKNYIGEQIMVKEKKKGIIRTLFGGTIFGLGWALAGACPGPIFVLVGHGTIAILVVLIGATLGAFIYGLLSNKLPH; from the coding sequence ATGAAAAATATAAAATTCTTATTTATTGGTATTTTATTCGGAATTATATTAAGCAAATCGCAAGTAGTTTCTTGGTATAGAATATACGAAATGTTTAAATTCCAATCCTTTCATATGTATGGAATTATTGGCTCTGCCGTTGTGGTTTCGGCTATTCTTATGCTACTTTTTAAAAAAGGAGTTATTAAAAACTATATAGGAGAGCAAATAATGGTGAAAGAAAAGAAAAAGGGAATTATAAGAACCTTATTCGGAGGAACTATTTTTGGATTAGGATGGGCTTTAGCTGGTGCTTGTCCAGGTCCTATATTTGTTTTAGTAGGGCATGGTACTATTGCTATTTTAGTTGTTTTAATAGGAGCTACCTTAGGTGCTTTTATCTATGGTCTTTTGAGCAATAAACTCCCTCACTAA
- a CDS encoding lipoprotein signal peptidase, which yields MSKKNIAILTVVLAILIDQISKIYIKTNFILGEEVTVLSDWFKIHFTENNGMAWGFELGGKAGKLFLTLFRLVAVSGIVYWLWQTIQKKTHNGVIIAISLILAGAVGNIIDSVFYGVFFESSAHKVAGFLLEPDYSKLFYGKVVDMLYFPIYEGESFTFFNAIFNGADSWITIGVALLFIFNKQAFPKEEV from the coding sequence ATGTCTAAAAAAAACATCGCTATTCTTACGGTTGTTTTAGCAATCTTAATAGATCAAATTAGTAAAATATATATAAAAACAAATTTTATATTAGGAGAAGAAGTAACTGTGCTTTCTGACTGGTTTAAGATTCATTTTACTGAAAATAATGGTATGGCTTGGGGGTTTGAACTTGGAGGAAAAGCGGGGAAACTCTTTTTAACATTGTTTCGTTTAGTAGCGGTGTCAGGTATTGTATATTGGTTATGGCAAACTATTCAGAAAAAAACTCATAACGGAGTTATTATTGCTATTTCATTGATCTTAGCAGGAGCCGTTGGAAATATTATTGATTCGGTTTTCTATGGTGTGTTTTTTGAAAGTTCAGCACATAAAGTTGCAGGCTTTCTTTTAGAACCCGATTATAGTAAACTTTTTTATGGGAAGGTGGTAGATATGCTGTATTTTCCAATATACGAAGGAGAAAGTTTTACTTTTTTTAATGCTATTTTTAATGGTGCGGATTCGTGGATTACTATTGGAGTAGCGCTTCTATTCATATTTAATAAACAGGCATTTCCGAAAGAAGAAGTGTAG
- the accC gene encoding acetyl-CoA carboxylase biotin carboxylase subunit — protein MFKKILIANRGEIALRVIRTCREMGIKTVAVYSTADAESLHVKFADEAVCIGPAPSNLSYLKMSNIIAAAEITNADAIHPGYGFLAENAKFSNLCAEHDIKFIGATGEMIDKMGDKASAKATMIAAGVPCIPGSEGIIKDFEECKQLATEAGYPVMLKATAGGGGKGMRAVWNPEDLQDAWDSARQEAKAAFGNDGMYLEKLIEEPRHIEIQVVGDSFGKACHLSERDCSVQRRHQKLTEETPSPFMTDELRDAMGKAAVKAAEYIKYEGAGTVEFLVDKHRNFYFMEMNTRIQVEHPITEEVVDYDLIREQILVAAGVPISGKNYYPQLHSIECRINAEDPYNNFRPAPGKITTFHSPGGHGVRIDTHVYAGYMIPPNYDSMIAKLIVTAQTREEAINKMKRALDEFIIEGIKTTIPFHRQLMDHPDYVAGNYTTKFMEDFEMK, from the coding sequence ATGTTTAAAAAAATATTAATTGCCAATAGAGGAGAAATAGCATTACGTGTTATTAGAACCTGTAGAGAAATGGGCATTAAAACTGTTGCTGTTTACTCTACTGCTGACGCAGAAAGTTTACATGTAAAGTTTGCTGATGAAGCAGTTTGTATTGGCCCTGCCCCAAGTAATCTTTCTTACCTAAAAATGTCTAACATTATAGCTGCTGCAGAAATTACAAATGCAGATGCTATTCATCCTGGATATGGCTTCTTAGCTGAAAATGCTAAATTTTCTAATCTATGTGCTGAGCATGATATCAAATTCATTGGCGCTACTGGTGAAATGATTGATAAAATGGGAGACAAAGCTTCTGCTAAAGCAACTATGATTGCTGCAGGAGTTCCTTGTATTCCTGGTTCTGAAGGGATTATAAAAGACTTTGAAGAGTGCAAACAACTTGCTACTGAAGCAGGATATCCTGTAATGTTAAAAGCTACTGCTGGTGGTGGTGGTAAAGGAATGCGAGCTGTTTGGAATCCGGAAGATTTACAAGATGCATGGGATTCTGCTCGTCAAGAAGCAAAAGCTGCCTTTGGTAATGATGGTATGTATTTAGAAAAGTTAATTGAAGAGCCTCGCCATATAGAAATCCAAGTTGTTGGAGATTCTTTTGGTAAAGCTTGCCATTTATCTGAAAGAGATTGCTCTGTACAACGCCGCCATCAAAAATTAACAGAAGAAACTCCTTCTCCTTTCATGACCGATGAATTGAGAGATGCAATGGGTAAAGCAGCTGTAAAAGCAGCTGAATATATCAAATACGAAGGAGCTGGTACTGTAGAGTTCTTAGTAGACAAGCATCGTAACTTCTACTTTATGGAAATGAATACTCGTATTCAGGTAGAACACCCTATTACCGAAGAAGTAGTAGATTACGATTTAATTAGAGAACAAATATTAGTAGCTGCTGGTGTACCAATTTCAGGGAAAAACTATTATCCGCAATTGCATTCTATAGAATGTAGGATTAATGCAGAAGATCCTTATAATAATTTCAGACCCGCGCCAGGTAAAATAACCACATTCCATTCTCCAGGAGGCCATGGGGTTCGTATAGACACTCATGTTTATGCAGGATATATGATTCCTCCTAACTATGATTCAATGATTGCTAAATTAATTGTAACTGCACAGACACGTGAAGAAGCTATTAATAAAATGAAGCGCGCTTTGGATGAATTTATTATTGAAGGAATCAAAACTACCATCCCTTTTCACAGACAACTTATGGATCATCCTGATTATGTTGCTGGAAACTATACAACAAAATTCATGGAAGATTTTGAAATGAAATAA
- the rpmF gene encoding 50S ribosomal protein L32 → MAHPKRKISKTRRDKRRTHYKASVPQIATDPTTGEAHLYHRAHWHEGKLYYRGQVVLESAVAEA, encoded by the coding sequence ATGGCACATCCAAAGAGAAAAATATCTAAAACTAGAAGAGATAAAAGGAGAACTCATTACAAAGCCTCTGTTCCTCAAATAGCTACAGATCCAACAACTGGAGAAGCTCATTTGTACCACAGAGCTCATTGGCACGAAGGTAAACTATATTACAGAGGTCAAGTAGTATTAGAATCTGCTGTTGCAGAAGCTTAA